One part of the Symphalangus syndactylus isolate Jambi chromosome 1, NHGRI_mSymSyn1-v2.1_pri, whole genome shotgun sequence genome encodes these proteins:
- the LOC129490993 gene encoding probable threonine protease PRSS50 isoform X1, producing the protein MGPWCQSLARGQRPRTSAPSRAGALLLLLLLLRPADCWGAGEAPGALSTADPADQSVQCVPKATCPSSRPRLLRQAPTTQTPPSTTMETQSPVSEGKVDPYHFCGFSYEQDPTLRDPEAVARRWPWMVSVRANGTHVCAGTIIASQWVLTVAHCLIRRDVIYSVRVGSPWIDQMTQTASDVPVLQVIMHSRYRAQRFWSWVGQANDIGLLKLEQELKYSKYVQPICLPGTDYVLKDHSLCTVTGWGLPKADGMWPQFRTIQEKEVIILNSKECDNFYHNFTKIPTLVRIIKSQMMCAEDTRREQFCYELTGEPLVCSMEGTWYLVGLVSWGAGCQKGEAPPIYLQVSSYQHWIWDCLNGQALALPAPSRALLLALPLPLSLLAAL; encoded by the exons ATGGGTCCCTGGTGCCAGAGCCTGGCCCGCGGGCAGCGCCCCCGGACATCTGCCCCCTCCCGCGCCGgtgccctgctgctgctgctgctgttgctgagGCCTGCAG ATTGCTGGGGCGCAGGGGAAGCCCCGGGGGCACTGTCCACTGCTGATCCCGCCGACCAGAGCGTCCAGTGTGTCCCCAAGGCCACCTGTCCTTCCAGCCGGCCTCGCCTTCTCCGGCAGGCCCCGACCACCCAGACACCGCCCTCGACCACCATGGAGACCCAATCCCCAGTTTCTGAAGGCAAAGTCGACCCATACCACT tctgtggcttttccTACGAGCAGGACCCCACCCTCAGGGACCCAGAAGCCGTGGCTCGGCGGTGGCCCTGGATGGTCAGCGTGCGGGCCAATGGCACACACGTCTGTGCTGGCACCATCATTGCCTCCCAGTGGGTGCTGACTGTGGCCCACTGCCTGATCCG GCGTGATGTGATCTACTCAGTGAGGGTGGGGAGTCCATGGATTGACCAGATGACGCAGACCGCCTCTGATGTGCCAGTGCTCCAGGTCATCATGCATAGCAGGTACCGGGCCCAGCGGTTCTGGTCCTGGGTGGGCCAGGCCAACGACATCGGCCTCCTCAAGCTCGAGCAGGAACTCAAGTACAGCAAGTACGTGCAGCCCATCTGCCTGCCTGGCACAGACTATGTGTTGAAGGACCATTCCCTCTGCACTGTGACGGGCTGGGGGCTTCCCAAGGCTGACG GCATGTGGCCTCAGTTCCGGACCATTCAGGAGAAGGAAGTCATCATCCTGAACAGCAAAGAGTGTGACAACTTCTACCACAACTTCACCAAAATCCCCACTCTGGTTCGGATCATCAAGTCCCAGATGATGTGTGCGGAGGACACCCGCAGGGAGCAGTTCTGCTAC GAGCTAACTGGAGAGCCCTTGGTCTGCTCCATGGAGGGCACGTGGTACCTGGTGGGATTGGTGAGCTGGGGTGCAGGCTGCCAGAAGGGCGAGGCCCCACCCATCTACCTACAGGTCTCCTCCTACCAACACTGGATCTGGGACTGCCTCAATGGGCAGGCCCTGGCCTTGCCAGCCCCATCCAGGgccctgctcctggcactcccacTGCCCCTCAGCCTCCTTGCTGCCCTCTGA
- the LOC129490993 gene encoding probable threonine protease PRSS50 isoform X2: MACGLGDLQGLTPPLSSARLDYQPYIEDCWGAGEAPGALSTADPADQSVQCVPKATCPSSRPRLLRQAPTTQTPPSTTMETQSPVSEGKVDPYHFCGFSYEQDPTLRDPEAVARRWPWMVSVRANGTHVCAGTIIASQWVLTVAHCLIRRDVIYSVRVGSPWIDQMTQTASDVPVLQVIMHSRYRAQRFWSWVGQANDIGLLKLEQELKYSKYVQPICLPGTDYVLKDHSLCTVTGWGLPKADGMWPQFRTIQEKEVIILNSKECDNFYHNFTKIPTLVRIIKSQMMCAEDTRREQFCYELTGEPLVCSMEGTWYLVGLVSWGAGCQKGEAPPIYLQVSSYQHWIWDCLNGQALALPAPSRALLLALPLPLSLLAAL; the protein is encoded by the exons ATTGCTGGGGCGCAGGGGAAGCCCCGGGGGCACTGTCCACTGCTGATCCCGCCGACCAGAGCGTCCAGTGTGTCCCCAAGGCCACCTGTCCTTCCAGCCGGCCTCGCCTTCTCCGGCAGGCCCCGACCACCCAGACACCGCCCTCGACCACCATGGAGACCCAATCCCCAGTTTCTGAAGGCAAAGTCGACCCATACCACT tctgtggcttttccTACGAGCAGGACCCCACCCTCAGGGACCCAGAAGCCGTGGCTCGGCGGTGGCCCTGGATGGTCAGCGTGCGGGCCAATGGCACACACGTCTGTGCTGGCACCATCATTGCCTCCCAGTGGGTGCTGACTGTGGCCCACTGCCTGATCCG GCGTGATGTGATCTACTCAGTGAGGGTGGGGAGTCCATGGATTGACCAGATGACGCAGACCGCCTCTGATGTGCCAGTGCTCCAGGTCATCATGCATAGCAGGTACCGGGCCCAGCGGTTCTGGTCCTGGGTGGGCCAGGCCAACGACATCGGCCTCCTCAAGCTCGAGCAGGAACTCAAGTACAGCAAGTACGTGCAGCCCATCTGCCTGCCTGGCACAGACTATGTGTTGAAGGACCATTCCCTCTGCACTGTGACGGGCTGGGGGCTTCCCAAGGCTGACG GCATGTGGCCTCAGTTCCGGACCATTCAGGAGAAGGAAGTCATCATCCTGAACAGCAAAGAGTGTGACAACTTCTACCACAACTTCACCAAAATCCCCACTCTGGTTCGGATCATCAAGTCCCAGATGATGTGTGCGGAGGACACCCGCAGGGAGCAGTTCTGCTAC GAGCTAACTGGAGAGCCCTTGGTCTGCTCCATGGAGGGCACGTGGTACCTGGTGGGATTGGTGAGCTGGGGTGCAGGCTGCCAGAAGGGCGAGGCCCCACCCATCTACCTACAGGTCTCCTCCTACCAACACTGGATCTGGGACTGCCTCAATGGGCAGGCCCTGGCCTTGCCAGCCCCATCCAGGgccctgctcctggcactcccacTGCCCCTCAGCCTCCTTGCTGCCCTCTGA
- the TMIE gene encoding transmembrane inner ear expressed protein isoform X1, with amino-acid sequence MMLADYPWPKPVATERRLAGAVTGGRPVRPWAPQAARSREDGGVAGRGSPLGAGRRRTRGVPRGGCRAAGGAQHGPAQAQAAPADQGDSGVLGHAPVARVITLCCVFNCRVPRTRKEIEARYLQRKAAKMYTDKLETVPPLSELTEVPGEDKKKKKKKKDSVDTVAIKVEEDEKNEAKKKKGEK; translated from the exons ATGATGCTCGCTGACTACCCGTGGCCAAAGCCCGTGGCCACCGAGCGCCGGCTGGCAGGGGCAGTGACCGGCGGCCGGCCGGTTCGTCCCTGGGCTCCGCAAGCGGCGCGGTCGCGCGAAGATGGCGGGGTGGCCGGGCGCGGGTCCCCTCTGGGTGCTGGGCGGCGCCGCACTCGGGGTGTGCCTCGCGGGGGTTGCCGGGCAGCTGGTGGAG CCCAGCACGGCCCCGCCCAAGCCCAAGCCGCCCCCGCTGACCAAGGAGACAGTGGTGTTCTGGGACATGCGCCTGTGGCACGTG TCATCACCCTGTGCTGTGTCTTCAACTGTCGTGTGCCACGGACCCGGAAGGAGATTGAAGCCCGGTACCTGCAGCGAAAGGCAGCCAAGATGTACACAGACAAGCTGGAGACTGTGCCACCCCTCAGTGAGCTCACAGAAGTCCCAGGAG aggataagaagaagaagaagaagaagaaggacagTGTGGACACAGTGGCCATCAAGGTAGAGGAGGATGAGAAGAATGAGgctaagaagaagaaaggagagaaatga
- the TMIE gene encoding transmembrane inner ear expressed protein isoform X2: MAGWPGAGPLWVLGGAALGVCLAGVAGQLVEPSTAPPKPKPPPLTKETVVFWDMRLWHVVGIFSLFVLSVIITLCCVFNCRVPRTRKEIEARYLQRKAAKMYTDKLETVPPLSELTEVPGEDKKKKKKKKDSVDTVAIKVEEDEKNEAKKKKGEK, from the exons ATGGCGGGGTGGCCGGGCGCGGGTCCCCTCTGGGTGCTGGGCGGCGCCGCACTCGGGGTGTGCCTCGCGGGGGTTGCCGGGCAGCTGGTGGAG CCCAGCACGGCCCCGCCCAAGCCCAAGCCGCCCCCGCTGACCAAGGAGACAGTGGTGTTCTGGGACATGCGCCTGTGGCACGTGGTGGGCATCTTTTCGCTGTTCGTGTTGTCCGTCA TCATCACCCTGTGCTGTGTCTTCAACTGTCGTGTGCCACGGACCCGGAAGGAGATTGAAGCCCGGTACCTGCAGCGAAAGGCAGCCAAGATGTACACAGACAAGCTGGAGACTGTGCCACCCCTCAGTGAGCTCACAGAAGTCCCAGGAG aggataagaagaagaagaagaagaagaaggacagTGTGGACACAGTGGCCATCAAGGTAGAGGAGGATGAGAAGAATGAGgctaagaagaagaaaggagagaaatga